The sequence below is a genomic window from Candidatus Saccharimonadales bacterium.
TGCGCGCCCTAGAAACGGTCAGCGTTTTCAACACTACAAAGGCGGGATCTACGAAGTGGTAGCGACGGGATTCATAGAGAACAGTGAATTACCGTGCGTAGTTTATCGTTCGCTGAAGAAGAATATCGTTTGGGT
It includes:
- a CDS encoding DUF1653 domain-containing protein, with amino-acid sequence MPKSKPLEEILDNWKEFARPRNGQRFQHYKGGIYEVVATGFIENSELPCVVYRSLKKNIVWVRTAEDFLELIEDNGVTKPRFKPLA